In Arachis hypogaea cultivar Tifrunner chromosome 2, arahy.Tifrunner.gnm2.J5K5, whole genome shotgun sequence, a genomic segment contains:
- the LOC112741314 gene encoding 3-oxoacyl-[acyl-carrier-protein] synthase, mitochondrial, with product MAMRASRRVFGSRGLGFYQSISSSSSGGRAIMDPPPVVSSRRVVVTGLGMVTPLGCGVDKTWRHLIDGKCGVRSLGLEDLQMSSFDKETQLSTFDQLTSKVAAVVPTGTNLGEFNEEIWLNSKDHRSIARFIAYALCAADEALKDSNWFPTEQEHRERTGVSIGGGIGSISDVLDSAQLLCEKRLRRLSPFFIPRILVNMASGHVSMKYGFQGPNHAAVTACATGAHSIGDAVRMIQFGDADVMVAGGTESSIDALSIAGFCRSRALTTKYNSSPQEASRPFDSGRDGFVIGEGCGVLVLEEFNHAKNRGAKVYAEVRGYGMSGDAHHITQPPNDGRGAILAMTHALRQSGLHPSEVDYINAHATSTPLGDVIEANAIKTIFSGHANSSALAFSSTKGAIGHLLGAAGAVEAIFSVLAIQHGIAPLTLNLTKPDPVFAHRFMPLTASKEMPIRVAMSNSFGFGGTNASLLFASVGSDR from the exons ATGGCGATGCGTGCTTCGCGCCGAGTTTTCGGTTCCCGTGGCCTCGGCTTTTACCAAAgcatttcttcatcttcttctgggGGTAGAGCTATTATGGATCCTCCTCCTGTTGTTTCTTCCAGAAGAGTAGTTGTTACTG GTTTAGGCATGGTGACTCCTCTTGGATGTGGAGTTGATAAAACATGGAGGCACCTAATTGATGGTAAATGTGGAGTAAGGTCATTGGGTTTGGAAGATCTTCAGATGAGTAGTTTTGATAAAGAAACTCAGTTGAGTACATTTGATCAGTTGACATCCAAAGTTGCTGCAGTTGTTCCAACTGGAACTAATCTAggtgaattcaatgaggaaataTGGCTTAACTCTAAG GACCATCGATCAATAGCCAGGTTTATAGCATATGCACTATGCGCTGCCGACGAAGCTCTTAAAGATTCTAACTGGTTTCCCACTGAGCAGGAGCACAGGGAAAGAACG GGGGTGTctattggtggtggaattggaAGCATTAGTGACGTCTTGGATTCTGCCCAACTGCTCTGTGAGAAG CGTCTTCGTCGCCTTAGTCCATTTTTTATACCACGGATATTGGTCAACATGGCATCAGGTCACGTGAGCATGAAATATGGCTTCCAG GGTCCAAATCATGCGGCAGTTACTGCATGTGCTACTGGGGCACATTCAATTGGTGATGCAGTGAGGATGATACAATTCGGGGATGCAGATGTCATGGTGGCTGGAGGCACAGAGTCCAGCATTGATGCATTATCAATTGCAGGATTCTGCAG GTCTAGAGCTTTGACTACAAAATATAATTCAAGCCCACAGGAAGCATCAAGGCCCTTTGATAGTGGTCGGGATGGGTTTGT GATAGGTGAGGGTTGCGGAGTCTTGGTCTTGGAG GAATTCAATCATGCAAAGAATCGGGGAGCAAAAGTCTATGCAGAGGTTCGTGGCTATGGGATGTCAG GTGATGCACATCATATCACTCAACCTCCGAATGATGGGAGAGGTGCTATTTTAGCTATGACTCATGCTTTAAGACAG TCTGGCCTTCATCCTTCTGAAGTGGATTACATAAATGCGCATGCTACATCTACTCCGTTGG GTGATGTGATAGAAGCTAACGCTATCAAAACCATATTCTCTGGCCATGCAAATTCGTCTGCTTTGGCCTTCTCCTCTACGAAG GGGGCTATAGGTCATCTTCTAGGTGCTGCTGGAGCCGTTGAAGCAATTTTTTCTGTTTTGGCTATACAACAT GGAATTGCTCCATTAACTCTTAATTTAACCAAGCCAGATCCTGTATTCGCCCATCGTTTCATGCCATTGACTGCTTCAAAAGAGATGCCAATTAGAGTTGCTATGTCAAACTCTTTTGGATTTGGAGGAACAAATGCATCCCTACTTTTTGCTTCTGTTGGATCAGACCGATAA